Proteins encoded together in one Astyanax mexicanus isolate ESR-SI-001 chromosome 10, AstMex3_surface, whole genome shotgun sequence window:
- the LOC125804771 gene encoding uncharacterized protein LOC125804771 → MAFSLEKFVMSPSVEALETCRKADLLCVGEFYKVSLPRSARKAEIRDVLISKLCEIQRLPVSPDTGTPAMVEAAVSSGVSGAGVALSELGASSVAEAAEHSPGTQKGIDPVVTLPVEGLLTDLSMAIRLKELDLAIKKQECETQHLRVRALELEANSRNSSSGIPTTRSAEFDISKHISLVPPFRESEVDSYFTAFERVASTLHWPKDMWPLLLQCKLVGKAQEVCSSLTVEQSLEYDTIKASVLRAYELVPEAYRQRYRSHQKSRDQTFVEFAREKTALFEKWCSASKVATFAQLKELILLEDFKNSVPEVIVVHLNEKKVAKLSEAAVLTDEFVLTHKMVFPAVTASSHVVSSKDKRSQGGWSHTARTFERSPRRERSPPKPSGESSFTSEKRVCFYCRRPGHLIADCTAWNRKKDKPKSVACLSATSASDPETVQRQDKYDSTFQPFILDGHISLSKTDECCVPVKILRDTGAAQSFISSDVLEFGEQTFCGSSVVVCGIELIPVSVPLHCIHLNSDLVSGMVRIAVRTKLPVEGVDVILGNDLAGGKVFPVPEVVADPTLNELDELQKEFPSVFPVCATTRSQSSKEEEVIDIGNFFTSVQSKEESSTSPLDASECKLTQVSDGCFELSLPVDRAELVSAQEADPSLAKCRSAVVDSAQIPANPVAFYLHGSVLMRKWAPSTESKDWNSVYQVVVPEQYRAFVLNLAHDHVMAGHLGINKTYTRILQHFFWPGLKADVVKYCNSCHVCQVAGKPNQSIPPAPLCPVPAVGEPFEHLLLDCVGPLPKTKSGNQYLLTIMCLSTRFPDAFPLRTITAKSVSRALVRFCSVFGLPKTIQTDKGTNFTAKLFAQVLHQLNVEHKTSSAFHPESQGALERFHQTLKTQLRIFCLETGKDWDEGLPLLMFALREVVQESTGFSPAQLVFAHTVRGPLKLLKDQLLGEKGALQSNLLDFVGKFRERLHKACEVAQRSLLSAQSSMKEHFDKQAVHREFKPHDQVLILLPVSGSALHTKFSGPYEVVKKLSEVNYVVSTPDRKRRHRVCHINMLKPYLVREDSPSASIKPALVSVVSEPESVTNVDDELMQSSVSVLSAHLQNSELLPTIDSHLQHLPEDARADLKMELS, encoded by the exons ATGGCGTTTAGCCTGGAGAAATTTGTCATGTCACCGTCTGTAGAGGCTTTGGAGACGTGTAGGAAAGCTGATTTGTTGTGTGTGGGAGAGTTTTATAAGGTGTCTTTGCCCCGCTCTGCAAGGAAGGCTGAGATTAGAGATGTTTTAATCAGCAAATTATGTGAAATTCAACGGTTGCCAGTGTCCCCTGATACAGGGACTCCTGCTATGGTTGAGGCTGCTGTTTCATCTGGGGTGAGTGGTGCTGGTGTTGCCTTGAGTGAACTAGGTGCATCTTCAGTGGCAGAGGCTGCTGAGCATTCACCAGGAACACAAAAAGGCATAGATCCAGTTGTTACCCTGCCTGTTGAGGGCCTCCTTACTGATTTGAGCATGGCAATCAGATTAAAGGAGTTAGATCTCGCCATTAAGAAGCAGGAGTGTGAAACCCAGCATCTGCGGGTTCGTGCTCTGGAATTAGAGGCAAATAGCCGAAATTCCTCCTCTGGCATACCTACTACACGGTCTGCTGAGTTTGATATAAGTAAGCATATCTCTCTAGTGCCTCCATTCAGGGAGTCTGAGGTTGACTCCTACTTCACTGCCTTTGAGCGTGTGGCTTCGACTTTGCACTGGCCGAAAGACATGTGGCCCTTACTTCTCCAGTGTAAACTGGTCGGTAAGGCACAAGAGGTCTGCTCCTCCCTTACTGTTGAACAAAGCCTTGAGTATGACACTATAAAGGCATCTGTTCTCCGAGCATATGAGTTGGTGCCTGAGGCCTACCGACAGCGTTATCGGTCCCACCAAAAGTCAAGGGATCAGACTTTTGTTGAGTTCGCTCGAGAAAAAACAGCATTGTTTGAAAAATGGTGTAGTGCTTCCAAGGTAGCTACTTTTGCCCAGTTAAAAGAACTGATTTTGCTGGAAGACTTCAAAAACTCTGTGCCTGAAGTAATTGTAGTTCATTTAAATGAGAAAAAAGTGGCCAAACTGTCAGAAGCAGCTGTCTTGACAGACGAGTTTGTCTTGACGCACAAAATGGTTTTCCCTGCAGTGACTGCCTCATCACATGTGGTTAGTAGTAAGGACAAGAGAAGTCAGGGTGGTTGGTCCCATACAGCTCGTACATTTGAGAGATCACCAAGAAGAGAGAGGTCCCCTCCCAAGCCTTCTGGTGAGTCCTCATTTACCTCTGAAAAGCGTGTCTGTTTTTATTGTAGACGTCCAGGCCACTTGATCGCAGATTGTACTGCCtggaacagaaaaaaagacaaaccAAAAAGTGTAGCTTGTTTGTCTGCCACCAGTGCTAGTGATCCTGAAACGGTACAGAGGCAGGACAAATATGATTCCACCTTCCAACCCTTTATATTGGATGgtcatatttctctctctaaaaCAGATGAGTGTTGTGTACCTGTTAAGATCCTGCGTGATACAGGAGCAGCTCAGTCTTTTATTTCGAGTGATGTACTTGAATTTGGTGAACAAACCTTTTGTGGCTCTTCTGTAGTGGTGTGTGGGATTGAGCTGATCCCTGTAAGTGTGCCATTGCATTGTATCCATTTAAATTCTGACTTAGTCAGCGGAATGGTTCGGATAGCAGTGAGAACCAAGTTACCAGTTGAAGGGGTAGATGTCATTTTGGGTAATGACCTTGCTGGTGGAAAAGTGTTCCCTGTGCCTGAGGTAGTGGCTGATCCTACTCTGAATGAGTTAGATGAACTACAAAAGGAATTTCCTTCTGTTTTTCCTGTGTGTGCCACTACCCGTTCCCAAAGCTCTAAGGAGGAAGAAGTAATTGACATAGGCAACTTCTTTACTAGTGTTCAAAGTAAAGAAGAGTCTTCAACTTCTCCTCTAGATGCCTCTGAATGCAAACTGACCCAGGTTTCCGATGGTTGCTTTGAACTGTCCCTTCCTGTTGATAGGGCAGAATTGGTGTCTGCCCAGGAAGCGGACCCCTCTCTTGCTAAATGCAGATCTGCAGTGGTAGACTCCGCACAAATTCCTGCGAACCCTGTTGCTTTCTATTTGCATGGTAGTGTTTTAATGAGGAAATGGGCACCCTCTACAGAGTCAAAAGATTGGAACAGTGTTTACCAAGTTGTTGTACCTGAGCAGTACAGGGCTTTTGTACTAAACTTAGCACATGATCATGTGATGGCTGGACATCTAGGCATTAATAAAACATATACGCGTATTCTGCAGCATTTCTTTTGGCCAGGTCTCAAGGCCGATGTGGTAAAATACTGTAACTCATGCCATGTGTGTCAGGTTGCTGGTAAACCAAATCAGAGCATCCCTCCTGCTCCCCTATGTCCAGTACCTGCTGTTGGTGAGCCTTTTGAACATTTGTTGTTGGATTGTGTTGGTCCTCTCCCTAAGACTAAGAGTGGTAATCAGTATTTACTTACAATCATGTGTCTGTCTACCCGTTTTCCTGATGCCTTCCCACTGCGTACCATTACTGCCAAGTCAGTTTCTAGAGCACTTGTACGTTTCTgctctgtttttggattgccaaAAACCATCCAAACTGACAAGGGCACCAACTTTACAGCAAAGCTGTTTGCCCAAGTGCTTCACCAACTGAATGTTGAGCATAAAACTTCCTCTGCCTTTCACCCTGAGTCTCAAGGAGCTCTTGAACGGTTTCATCAAACCCTAAAAACTCAGCTGCGTATTTTTTGTCTAGAAACTGGAAAAGACTGGGATGAGGGGTTGCCTCTCCTAATGTTTGCTCTTAGAGAAGTTGTGCAAGAGTCAACTGGCTTTAGCCCTGCTCAGCTTGTGTTCGCACACACAGTGCGTGGTCCCTTAAAACTGCTGAAGGATCAGCTTTTGGGTGAAAAAGGTGCTCTGCAAAGTAATTTGTTAGATTTTGTTGGCAAATTTCGTGAAAGGCTCCATAAAGCATGTGAGGTTGCCCAGAGGTCCCTTTTGTCTGCACAATCTTCCATGAAAGAACATTTTGATAAACAGGCAGTACACAGAGAGTTCAAGCCTCATGACCAGGTGTTAATTCTATTACCTGTGTCTGGTTCTGCCCTACACACCAAGTTCTCAGGTCCTTATGAAGTGGTTAAGAAATTAAGTGAAGTCAATTATGTAGTCTCTACTCCTGACCGTAAACGACGGCACCGTGTATGCCACATCAATATGCTGAAACCATACTTGGTTCGTGAAGATTCGCCCTCTGCTAGCATTAAGCCTGCTCTGGTCTCTGTGGTGTCTGAACCAGAAAGTGTAACTAACGTTGATGATGAATTAATGCAATCATCTGTTTCTGTTCTGTCTGCCCATCTTCAGAATTCTGAGTTGCTGCCCACAATTGATTCACACCTGCAACATCTCCCCGAAGATGCTCGCGCTGACTTGAAG ATGGAGCTGTCCTGA